Part of the Xenopus tropicalis strain Nigerian chromosome 3, UCB_Xtro_10.0, whole genome shotgun sequence genome, CCACTGCGTGCTTCTTATGGCTTTTCTTTCAACTTCCCATACTTGGATCTTCCACCAAGGTGGCATACAGGGTGCCGGAAGAGCAGCCACCTAACATTTTGATTGGTAGCTTAGCTTCGGACTATGGCTATCCTGACTCAAAACACCTGTACAAATTGGAGTTGGGGCACCCTTACTTGCGTGTGGATGGTAAGACTGGCGATATCTACACAACAGAGACTTCCATTGATAGAGAGAGTCTGCGGGAGTGCCAAAACCTTGAACCAGGGGAAAAGTGCTTTTTGGAGTTTGAAGTGTCTATGACAGACCTAATGTCTCCAGTTCCCAGACTTCTTGATGGACAAATTGAGATCATGGACATAAACGACAACACTCCTAACTTTAATTCCCCAGTCATCACTCTGTCCATTCCGGAAAACACCAATATCGGCATGCTTTTCCCCATCCCTGCTGCTACAGATCGGGACTCTGGAGTAAACGGCGTGTCTTCATATGAGCTTATTGTGGGGCCTGAGGCTCAAGACCTTTTTGGGCTGCAAGTGGCTGAGGACCAAGATGAAAAACAACCTCAGCTCATTGTAATGGGAATGCTAGACCGCGAGCAGAGAGACTCTTATGACCTCACTATAAAGGTGCAAGATGGTGGTACCCCAGCTAGGGCTAGTAGCGCTCTGTTGCGAATATCCATTCTTGATACAAATGATAATGCTCCAAAGTTTGAGAAAATGGCTTATGAGGCAGAGTTGCCTGAGAACAGCCCGATGGGACACTCTGTGCTCCAGGTAAGCATCCTCTTTTATCTGCTTCTCTCTTCTGTCCTCATGGAGTTAAAGCCGCTCTAAAGCAGCTCAAGACTGGTTGTCAGCATACATACCTGTTTCCCATCAGATAACCAATCAAAGTATATACCGTGTGTCTAATGGAGTGGATATTCCATTTCTATTCTGTTCAGTATTACAGCCTGAAGGGATTAGATAGCGGTTGCATGAGAATGTTTAATGTAAAATGAGGAGCTGTGATCAGGTGAAGGCAATGTGGGAATTGCAACATCCTTTTACATGCTGAATTTGGTAGCCTTTCGTATCTTCTTTGCTCGCTTTTaagaaaaaagggagaaaaagcCGTAATGTAAAAGTAGAAAATTACTGCAAtggcaaacaatttttttttttttttaactttttgcacCATTCTGGTGCTGATTAGAGAGACGTCCGTGGGATAAAGTGGTTGGTTATTAACAAAGCTGCCTAACAAAGCCAGTCACATTTTGCTGGTTTTATACTGACACAGACTGTCATAAGGACTGGTTTAGAAGTTTTCTTTACTACATATTAATTAGTCTGCctctaaggaaaaaaaaaaagccttgtgaCTGCTTGGTTTGCTGGATATTTTGGATTCCAACTGTGTAATGTCATGGGCCATTATTTCCCTGCAAGCAGGTTAGGCGACTTTCTGTTAACTACTTCTTTCCAGCCTTTCCTCTTCCagcattttacccagtttaactGATTTGAATTTGGTTCTGACTTTCCTGGTATTTTCTTATGCTTCAATATATTGCTTGGTCCTCCATAGATTTAGCAGCCGTGTTTCTCTTTATTTGTCTCCACTTATTTACTGTAGAGAAACCTGACTGACTCTTTGTAGGACACAACCAGACACGTGGGTTTCTGACTCCCTAGTGAAAAACAATATATCTATAAGCTGTATAAGCATGATGCCTTACAAGGGATTGTCTCCACTTTCCTATGCTTGGAGAAAAAAGGGTGCCAAGCCTCTCGTAATTGTCTTATGTTCCTGTATATTTCCTTTTATAACAACTGCGACATGTTTTATAATTAGTTCTTGACTACCCATCCCTTTTGCATAACATGATTTGGTATTAAGCATTCCTAAtctaataatagcaataataaggataatagtaatgacattttatttatagTCTTTTATTATAATGAGGCAATTTTCTCTTATGTAAAAGATCCAGTTTTTATTTGATAATGAatcttaaaaatattaaaatacaaatttttttcttCCACTCTTATATAATTGTAGGCTCCTCCCTATTACAGTGGTGCAGTAATCACAATGGGATCTCTGATCCTGTAACTTGCTGCACACATGGACATTTGCTCTGCATTGGGCCTGCTTTACTCTTGTTGCTTTCAAATGGCATATACATGCCAGCCAGATAGATAAATAGGGCACATTATTTTTATGCACACAAATGCAAGTTAATCCCAGATCCGTGGCAATATTTGATGGTTCCTATAGCTCGGGTGCCTACCTAGGTCAGTGATGGTTCTGCCAAGCATAGCCAGTAATATGCAAGAAAATCACCTTGTGTTAGCCCCCCTAAACTCCATACATAACATTACTCCTAAACATTTAAACTGCTTATCAGCCGTATCCCACTGGACTCTAGTTATGTCCCTATACCCTCTTATCCTCTTCTccatatttcattttataaatgaAATGCTTGCCTCTACTAAAATTTCTCCGTAATAAAATGACACCATGGCCTATTGATATAAATGGGCAATGCATTTATCCATTTTATCTGTATTGAGTGTTTATAAAATACTACAGTAATGTGCAGTGTGATTCTAATGCTAGGAAATCTTAGTGCCGCCTCTGTCAAATAGGTATAAAGTCtgataaaatatataacattttggaAGACTACTCAATTCTTACTTGAGCATTGACCTAAGTACATTGGGAAAATAGGTTTTTCAGGTCTTGAGAACATTGATCAGAATAGGATTTTGCACATTTTAATTTAGGCAGTACAGTATAAATGGAATCAACTTTATGTTCGTCATGGAAGAGTGACTTTGAAGCCATCAATATATGATCAAAGCAATCCCCTCACTTCATGGCAGTATtgatgtcatttttttatttttaattttctgtcaAATTTTTCATTTCATAGAATTGATTCTGGGTTATAAAGCCTATGAAACCAAGCTGACATATTTAGTCCTTGGTTGCCTGTGTAGCGAGCAGAAGTAATACCATGGATAAGATCACTAGAACGGATTCCAGCCATCTTCACAACGTTGCTTGTTTAGATACATTTCAGCCTTAAAGCGAAACTGCATCACTGTGTAAATCAATGATGCCTTTTATTGTATCCCCGTACATTTTGCTACAGTCCCAAACTGCTTTTTCAAAACCAGATATGTCATCCTAAAAGTGGTAATTTTTAGCAGTGAATAGCTGATACATGTTCTTGGTTAGCTATAATGTATTAGTGAATTGCCTACCAAATCGCAGTACACTCTGTGGTGCCTTCTCTTTCTTGTAGCCATTTGCGTACATCTATTCAGCTGAGATTCAGTCTCGGTAGCTCTCAAACTGTGTGCTATCTGATCATTTTATGACGCTGTTTGGATATAGtttaataatgtacccctactgtaaaatataagaattttACTGAGGAGTTCAATAATATCTGCATATTTTACTgcatggggtacattatttattataatacaaaggATTCAGTGAGTCaggtgacagaaattacatcagtGAGCACCAATTCTAATTGATGGCATCACCAAGCGccctttataaggatataatttacaagatattcacagtgcttgtgtattatattatattggtaATGCTCTCCCTTGCATATTTCATGTTTTCTGAAatggaatcctggatttgttttttaattaatttttttttttcacacattcGTTACAGGTGAAAGCCAATGATTCTGACCAAGGAGTTAATGCAGAGATTGATTACTCCTTCCACCAAGCCTCAGATACAGTCCGGCGGCTTCTGCATTTGGACAGATCCACAGGTCTGATAACAGTCCAGGGTCCTATTGACCGAGAAGATGTAGGTACTCTGAAATTCTCGGTGGTTGCAAAGGATAAAGGAGCCAATCCCAAGACTGCCCGCACCCAGGTGACAATTACAATTCGAGACACAAATGACAACAAACCAGTGATAGAAATCAGAGGATTTGGCCTTGTTACGCACCAAGGTGGAGTAGCTAACATTTCCGAAGATGTTCCAGTGGAGACACCGGTGGCTTTGGTGCAAGTCTCTGATATAGATGAGGGGGTAAATGCTGCTGTGACTTGTGTGGTGGCTGGAGATGTCCCATTCCAACTGAAACAAGTTAGTGATACAGGCAGCGATAGCAAGAAAAAATACTTCCTACAAACCACCACGGCGCTGGACTATGAATCTGTGAAAGAGTACACAATTGAAATCGTGGCTGTGGACTCGGGCAACCCTCCCCTTTCCAGCACAAACTCTCTTAAGGTGCAagtgactgatgtgaatgataatgcGCCTGTCTTTAGTCAAAGTTTGATGGAGGTGGTATTTCCTGAAAACAATGATATTAATGATTTAGTGATGGAAGTAAGTGCAACTGATGCAGACAGTGGTCCCAACTCTCAGCTTCATTACTCAATTCTACCAGACCCATCTGCTAGGGGCATTTTTTCAATAAACCCAGACTCTGGTCAGATTCGAGTCAACACGGTATTGGATCGGGAACAGAGGGAACATTATGATTTTCATGTAGTTGCTGTAGATAAGGGAATCCCAAGTCTAAAAGGAACAGCCTCTGTTGTCATCACTGTATTGGATCGTAATGATAATGACCCCAAGTTTATGCTAAATGGCTACAATTTCTCGGTAATGGAGAATATGCCACGATTAAGCCCTGTGGGCATGGTAACTGTCATTGATGCAGATAAAGGGGAAAATGCTCATATCCACCTTTCTGTGGAACCAGAGAGTGGAGAGTTTGTCATCCAGAACGGGACAGGCACTATCCTCTCCAGCATCTCCTTTGACCGGGAGCATCAGAGCACCTACACCTTCCGGTTGAAGGCGGTGGACGGAGGGGACCCGCCCCGTTCCTCCTACGTTGGGGTGACCATAAATGTCCTTGATGAAAATGATAATGCCCCAGTGATTGTTGTTCCATCTAACATTTCCTACAAGTATCTCACCCCTCAAACGCATCCAGGTACACCGGTCAATTGGGTGAGAGCAGAAGACATGGATACAGGCATAAATGCAGAACTCGATTACAGCATTGCTAGCGGTAATCCCTTTGAACTTTTTCAAATCTCTCATAATAATGGTGAGGTAACCCTGGAAAAAGCGATAATAAGAAAGCATTATGGCCTTCACCGCCTAGTTGTAAAAGTAACTGATAAAGGGAAGCCTTCCAGACATGGCACAGCCTTAGTTCACTTCTATATCAATGAGACATTGACAAATCAGACTTTAGTTGAAACTTTACTTGGTCACAGCCAGTTCACCCCATTAGACATAGACATTGCTGGAGACCCAGAGTATGAGCTAAGCAAGCAACGGAGCAACATAATATTTGGTGTAATTACTGGTATTGTTGCAGTAATTTTAGTCATTGTGGTAGTTGTTGTGGCACGATATTGTCGGCAAAAAGAAGCCAAGAGTGGctatcaagctggaaaaaaggagacaaaagacTTG contains:
- the pcdh1 gene encoding protocadherin-1 isoform X1, coding for MQSRERSRGAGWGKAMQSRERSRGAGWGKAAGGCRDRPNSLKLAMKRTATACFLWLFFQLPILGSSTKVAYRVPEEQPPNILIGSLASDYGYPDSKHLYKLELGHPYLRVDGKTGDIYTTETSIDRESLRECQNLEPGEKCFLEFEVSMTDLMSPVPRLLDGQIEIMDINDNTPNFNSPVITLSIPENTNIGMLFPIPAATDRDSGVNGVSSYELIVGPEAQDLFGLQVAEDQDEKQPQLIVMGMLDREQRDSYDLTIKVQDGGTPARASSALLRISILDTNDNAPKFEKMAYEAELPENSPMGHSVLQVKANDSDQGVNAEIDYSFHQASDTVRRLLHLDRSTGLITVQGPIDREDVGTLKFSVVAKDKGANPKTARTQVTITIRDTNDNKPVIEIRGFGLVTHQGGVANISEDVPVETPVALVQVSDIDEGVNAAVTCVVAGDVPFQLKQVSDTGSDSKKKYFLQTTTALDYESVKEYTIEIVAVDSGNPPLSSTNSLKVQVTDVNDNAPVFSQSLMEVVFPENNDINDLVMEVSATDADSGPNSQLHYSILPDPSARGIFSINPDSGQIRVNTVLDREQREHYDFHVVAVDKGIPSLKGTASVVITVLDRNDNDPKFMLNGYNFSVMENMPRLSPVGMVTVIDADKGENAHIHLSVEPESGEFVIQNGTGTILSSISFDREHQSTYTFRLKAVDGGDPPRSSYVGVTINVLDENDNAPVIVVPSNISYKYLTPQTHPGTPVNWVRAEDMDTGINAELDYSIASGNPFELFQISHNNGEVTLEKAIIRKHYGLHRLVVKVTDKGKPSRHGTALVHFYINETLTNQTLVETLLGHSQFTPLDIDIAGDPEYELSKQRSNIIFGVITGIVAVILVIVVVVVARYCRQKEAKSGYQAGKKETKDLYAPKQGNKNNKIKNKVKKSKSPKPPKPVEEDEETGLQKSLKFNLMSDSVGDSPRIHLPLNYPPGSPDLGRHYRSNSPLPSIQLQPQSPSASKKHQVVQDLPATNTFVGTGDNNSTGSDQYSDYSYRTNTQKYNHKQLPHRRVTFSTSNQAPDIQDPSQHSYYDSGLEESETPSSKSSSGPRIGPLALPEDHYERTTPDGSIGEMEHPETDLRPLPDVAMTGNCTRECTEYGHSDTCWMPGQPSPNRRPKNALKLSTFVPYQDKGSQEQIGNGNPRIPEERIGGNNNSTTKMANIQLLPTYSAFTSNSHESCTDSPMEEIPLTQTADFQHATTPSSQSAKREIYL
- the pcdh1 gene encoding protocadherin-1 isoform X3 encodes the protein MQSRERSRGAGWGKAMQSRERSRGAGWGKAAGGCRDRPNSLKLAMKRTATACFLWLFFQLPILGSSTKVAYRVPEEQPPNILIGSLASDYGYPDSKHLYKLELGHPYLRVDGKTGDIYTTETSIDRESLRECQNLEPGEKCFLEFEVSMTDLMSPVPRLLDGQIEIMDINDNTPNFNSPVITLSIPENTNIGMLFPIPAATDRDSGVNGVSSYELIVGPEAQDLFGLQVAEDQDEKQPQLIVMGMLDREQRDSYDLTIKVQDGGTPARASSALLRISILDTNDNAPKFEKMAYEAELPENSPMGHSVLQVKANDSDQGVNAEIDYSFHQASDTVRRLLHLDRSTGLITVQGPIDREDVGTLKFSVVAKDKGANPKTARTQVTITIRDTNDNKPVIEIRGFGLVTHQGGVANISEDVPVETPVALVQVSDIDEGVNAAVTCVVAGDVPFQLKQVSDTGSDSKKKYFLQTTTALDYESVKEYTIEIVAVDSGNPPLSSTNSLKVQVTDVNDNAPVFSQSLMEVVFPENNDINDLVMEVSATDADSGPNSQLHYSILPDPSARGIFSINPDSGQIRVNTVLDREQREHYDFHVVAVDKGIPSLKGTASVVITVLDRNDNDPKFMLNGYNFSVMENMPRLSPVGMVTVIDADKGENAHIHLSVEPESGEFVIQNGTGTILSSISFDREHQSTYTFRLKAVDGGDPPRSSYVGVTINVLDENDNAPVIVVPSNISYKYLTPQTHPGTPVNWVRAEDMDTGINAELDYSIASGNPFELFQISHNNGEVTLEKAIIRKHYGLHRLVVKVTDKGKPSRHGTALVHFYINETLTNQTLVETLLGHSQFTPLDIDIAGDPEYELSKQRSNIIFGVITGIVAVILVIVVVVVARYCRQKEAKSGYQAGKKETKDLYAPKQGNKNNKIKNKVKKSKSPKPPKPVEEDEETGLQKSLKFNLMSDSVGDSPRIHLPLNYPPGSPDLGRHYRSNSPLPSIQLQPQSPSASKKHQVVQDLPATNTFVGTGDNNSTGSDQYSDYSYRTNTQKYNHKQLPHRRVTFSTSNQAPDIQDPSQHSYYDSGLEESETPSSKSSSGPRIGPLALPEDHYERTTPDGSIGEMEHPETGKSGEHFDSPLTRDVPRLGCGLPHYKVLKSAGQATLQPAM
- the pcdh1 gene encoding protocadherin-1 isoform X2, with the protein product MKRTATACFLWLFFQLPILGSSTKVAYRVPEEQPPNILIGSLASDYGYPDSKHLYKLELGHPYLRVDGKTGDIYTTETSIDRESLRECQNLEPGEKCFLEFEVSMTDLMSPVPRLLDGQIEIMDINDNTPNFNSPVITLSIPENTNIGMLFPIPAATDRDSGVNGVSSYELIVGPEAQDLFGLQVAEDQDEKQPQLIVMGMLDREQRDSYDLTIKVQDGGTPARASSALLRISILDTNDNAPKFEKMAYEAELPENSPMGHSVLQVKANDSDQGVNAEIDYSFHQASDTVRRLLHLDRSTGLITVQGPIDREDVGTLKFSVVAKDKGANPKTARTQVTITIRDTNDNKPVIEIRGFGLVTHQGGVANISEDVPVETPVALVQVSDIDEGVNAAVTCVVAGDVPFQLKQVSDTGSDSKKKYFLQTTTALDYESVKEYTIEIVAVDSGNPPLSSTNSLKVQVTDVNDNAPVFSQSLMEVVFPENNDINDLVMEVSATDADSGPNSQLHYSILPDPSARGIFSINPDSGQIRVNTVLDREQREHYDFHVVAVDKGIPSLKGTASVVITVLDRNDNDPKFMLNGYNFSVMENMPRLSPVGMVTVIDADKGENAHIHLSVEPESGEFVIQNGTGTILSSISFDREHQSTYTFRLKAVDGGDPPRSSYVGVTINVLDENDNAPVIVVPSNISYKYLTPQTHPGTPVNWVRAEDMDTGINAELDYSIASGNPFELFQISHNNGEVTLEKAIIRKHYGLHRLVVKVTDKGKPSRHGTALVHFYINETLTNQTLVETLLGHSQFTPLDIDIAGDPEYELSKQRSNIIFGVITGIVAVILVIVVVVVARYCRQKEAKSGYQAGKKETKDLYAPKQGNKNNKIKNKVKKSKSPKPPKPVEEDEETGLQKSLKFNLMSDSVGDSPRIHLPLNYPPGSPDLGRHYRSNSPLPSIQLQPQSPSASKKHQVVQDLPATNTFVGTGDNNSTGSDQYSDYSYRTNTQKYNHKQLPHRRVTFSTSNQAPDIQDPSQHSYYDSGLEESETPSSKSSSGPRIGPLALPEDHYERTTPDGSIGEMEHPETDLRPLPDVAMTGNCTRECTEYGHSDTCWMPGQPSPNRRPKNALKLSTFVPYQDKGSQEQIGNGNPRIPEERIGGNNNSTTKMANIQLLPTYSAFTSNSHESCTDSPMEEIPLTQTADFQHATTPSSQSAKREIYL
- the pcdh1 gene encoding protocadherin-1: MQSRERSRGAGWGKAMQSRERSRGAGWGKAAGGCRDRPNSLKLAMKRTATACFLWLFFQLPILGSSTKVAYRVPEEQPPNILIGSLASDYGYPDSKHLYKLELGHPYLRVDGKTGDIYTTETSIDRESLRECQNLEPGEKCFLEFEVSMTDLMSPVPRLLDGQIEIMDINDNTPNFNSPVITLSIPENTNIGMLFPIPAATDRDSGVNGVSSYELIVGPEAQDLFGLQVAEDQDEKQPQLIVMGMLDREQRDSYDLTIKVQDGGTPARASSALLRISILDTNDNAPKFEKMAYEAELPENSPMGHSVLQVKANDSDQGVNAEIDYSFHQASDTVRRLLHLDRSTGLITVQGPIDREDVGTLKFSVVAKDKGANPKTARTQVTITIRDTNDNKPVIEIRGFGLVTHQGGVANISEDVPVETPVALVQVSDIDEGVNAAVTCVVAGDVPFQLKQVSDTGSDSKKKYFLQTTTALDYESVKEYTIEIVAVDSGNPPLSSTNSLKVQVTDVNDNAPVFSQSLMEVVFPENNDINDLVMEVSATDADSGPNSQLHYSILPDPSARGIFSINPDSGQIRVNTVLDREQREHYDFHVVAVDKGIPSLKGTASVVITVLDRNDNDPKFMLNGYNFSVMENMPRLSPVGMVTVIDADKGENAHIHLSVEPESGEFVIQNGTGTILSSISFDREHQSTYTFRLKAVDGGDPPRSSYVGVTINVLDENDNAPVIVVPSNISYKYLTPQTHPGTPVNWVRAEDMDTGINAELDYSIASGNPFELFQISHNNGEVTLEKAIIRKHYGLHRLVVKVTDKGKPSRHGTALVHFYINETLTNQTLVETLLGHSQFTPLDIDIAGDPEYELSKQRSNIIFGVITGIVAVILVIVVVVVARYCRQKEAKSGYQAGKKETKDLYAPKQGNKNNKIKNKVKKSKSPKPPKPVEEDEETGLQKSLKFNLMSDSVGDSPRIHLPLNYPPGSPDLGRHYRSNSPLPSIQLQPQSPSASKKHQVVQDLPATNTFVGTGDNNSTGSDQYSDYSYRTNTQKYNHKQISDHCLM